In Hahella sp. KA22, one genomic interval encodes:
- a CDS encoding ATP-binding protein, producing the protein MRIQSKLILALLIATTAMFAAMYSLMQWSFDRGFLDYVNRRDLQRQETLINNLQRFYRHTGSWEPLRRDHNLWRRLLEAEEDDQQPWRPPRRNEDDRPDRPHPPRPPTLLDSDKQVVTGRYRNDFIMAPIKLGDQTIGWLALPPRVRVTEQNDLAFSQSQDKAFLVISTLMVAIALLIALPLARQFVTPIKRLAVATQRLAQGAYDVELKISGKDELGQLARDFHQLAQTLQSNETARRRWIADISHELRTPLAIAKGELEALVDGVRPTNRDNLLSIQQEIEHLQKLINDLYELTNAEVGALRYQKDEEDLRLILQHALDRHHANFTAAGFQLIHDLAPSPATVWADATRLSQLLDNLFSNTCKYAVPGAQVRVSLNVDHDQVRLRIEDSGPGAPDDALPKLFDHLYRVENSRNRNTGGSGLGLAICRKIVEAHEGDISASRSPLGGLAIDVTLPAYHE; encoded by the coding sequence GTGCGCATTCAATCCAAACTTATTCTGGCGCTGTTGATCGCCACCACGGCCATGTTCGCCGCCATGTATTCGCTAATGCAGTGGAGCTTCGACCGCGGCTTTCTGGATTATGTGAATCGTCGCGATCTGCAGCGACAGGAGACGCTGATCAACAATCTCCAGCGTTTCTATCGACATACCGGCAGTTGGGAGCCCCTGCGCCGCGACCATAATCTGTGGCGGCGGCTGTTGGAGGCGGAAGAAGACGACCAGCAACCCTGGCGACCGCCTCGTCGCAACGAGGATGATCGTCCCGACCGACCGCACCCACCCCGTCCGCCGACCTTGCTGGACTCAGACAAGCAGGTGGTGACCGGCCGCTACCGCAATGACTTCATCATGGCGCCGATCAAGCTGGGCGATCAGACCATCGGTTGGCTGGCGCTGCCGCCACGCGTGCGGGTGACGGAGCAAAATGATCTGGCGTTCAGTCAGAGTCAGGATAAGGCGTTCCTGGTTATCAGTACGCTGATGGTGGCTATCGCCCTGCTTATCGCCTTGCCCCTGGCGCGTCAGTTCGTTACCCCCATTAAACGTCTCGCCGTCGCCACCCAACGACTGGCGCAAGGGGCTTACGACGTGGAGCTGAAAATTTCGGGTAAGGACGAGCTGGGACAATTGGCGCGGGATTTTCATCAACTGGCGCAAACGCTCCAGTCCAATGAAACCGCGCGGCGGCGCTGGATTGCGGATATTTCCCACGAGCTGCGCACGCCGCTGGCCATCGCCAAGGGCGAGCTGGAAGCGCTGGTGGACGGCGTTCGCCCCACCAACCGCGACAACCTGCTGTCCATCCAACAGGAAATCGAACACCTGCAAAAACTGATTAACGATCTATACGAGTTGACCAACGCCGAAGTGGGCGCGCTGCGCTATCAAAAAGACGAAGAGGATCTGCGTCTGATTCTGCAGCACGCCCTGGACAGGCATCACGCCAATTTCACCGCCGCCGGCTTTCAGCTGATTCACGATTTAGCCCCCAGCCCCGCCACGGTGTGGGCGGACGCCACGCGATTAAGCCAATTGCTAGATAATCTGTTCAGCAACACCTGTAAATACGCCGTCCCCGGCGCCCAGGTGCGCGTCTCTCTCAATGTCGATCACGATCAAGTGCGACTGCGCATCGAGGACTCCGGTCCCGGCGCGCCAGACGACGCCCTGCCCAAGCTGTTCGATCACCTTTACCGGGTGGAGAATTCGCGCAATCGCAACACTGGCGGCTCCGGTCTGGGACTGGCGATTTGCCGCAAAATCGTCGAAGCTCATGAAGGCGATATCAGCGCCTCGCGATCGCCACTGGGCGGACTGGCCATCGACGTGACTTTGCCGGCTTATCACGAATGA
- a CDS encoding SPFH domain-containing protein: protein MRNLSIGLISILTGIVLTVVVTWNSIFYAEPGYVYHVRTILGDEHVVSDVGYQFYLWGRWNAWKRALTVQAVKGGDSTVSYVEVENSETSAALPPLKIMFLDQVDAAAEATVRFSIPTDQEGFTRLAHEYRTPANLLRTAIIPAFKETLQATASLMSAEDYYSGGRTEFNTEFENQMSNGIYIVKREEMLISSQRKISGSANASMGASQEEYGDEAKAVFVVRKVTDANGTPRRKDQKFTQFGISVVDARITDMTPNNRFVERMQLKQKASADRAIAREQRIQEEEQRLLAIARGEREVAERQAKAKVDQIQKTTEAETDKQLAVTSATKMKEQARIEKETAEINLEKARIEAETKRTLAEAEAYQKEVILKADNALAQKLDAEIEIHKLWADAFARRSVPTNVFGGGAGAGAPQGSDTEVTAFMQMLTLDAAKRLAYDREIGKGE from the coding sequence ATGCGCAATTTATCAATTGGATTGATATCCATTCTGACTGGCATTGTCCTGACTGTTGTCGTTACCTGGAACAGTATTTTTTACGCCGAGCCCGGCTATGTGTATCACGTAAGAACCATCTTAGGCGATGAACACGTGGTGTCTGACGTGGGCTATCAGTTTTACCTGTGGGGACGCTGGAACGCCTGGAAGCGCGCCCTGACCGTGCAAGCGGTGAAAGGCGGCGACAGCACCGTTTCCTACGTCGAAGTGGAAAACTCCGAAACCAGCGCCGCGCTGCCGCCGCTGAAAATCATGTTTTTGGATCAGGTGGACGCTGCGGCGGAAGCCACCGTGCGCTTCAGCATTCCCACCGACCAGGAAGGCTTCACCCGCCTGGCCCATGAATACCGTACTCCCGCCAATCTGCTGCGTACGGCGATAATTCCGGCGTTCAAGGAAACCCTGCAGGCCACGGCGTCGCTGATGAGTGCGGAGGATTACTACAGCGGCGGACGCACCGAGTTCAACACGGAATTCGAAAACCAGATGTCCAACGGCATTTACATCGTTAAACGCGAAGAAATGCTGATCAGCTCGCAGCGTAAAATTTCCGGTTCCGCCAACGCTTCGATGGGAGCCTCTCAGGAAGAATATGGCGACGAAGCCAAAGCGGTGTTCGTTGTGCGCAAAGTCACTGACGCCAACGGAACGCCTCGGCGCAAGGACCAGAAGTTCACCCAGTTCGGCATCAGCGTGGTGGATGCGCGCATCACCGACATGACGCCTAACAACCGCTTTGTTGAGCGTATGCAATTGAAACAGAAAGCCAGCGCCGACCGCGCTATTGCCCGTGAGCAGCGGATTCAGGAAGAAGAGCAGCGCCTGTTGGCGATCGCCCGCGGGGAACGCGAAGTCGCGGAGCGTCAGGCCAAAGCCAAAGTGGATCAGATTCAGAAAACCACTGAAGCGGAAACCGATAAGCAGTTAGCGGTGACCTCCGCGACCAAGATGAAAGAGCAGGCCCGCATCGAGAAGGAAACCGCCGAGATCAATCTGGAAAAAGCCCGCATTGAGGCGGAAACCAAGCGCACTCTGGCGGAAGCGGAAGCCTACCAGAAAGAAGTGATCCTGAAAGCGGATAACGCGTTGGCGCAAAAACTGGATGCGGAAATCGAAATTCACAAACTGTGGGCGGACGCGTTCGCTCGCCGTTCCGTGCCGACTAACGTCTTTGGTGGCGGAGCCGGCGCTGGCGCCCCACAGGGTTCTGATACGGAAGTCACCGCCTTCATGCAGATGTTGACCCTGGACGCCGCCAAGCGTTTGGCTTATGACCGGGAGATCGGTAAAGGCGAGTGA
- a CDS encoding LysE family translocator: MTLQTWLLFLAATAGLSCSPGPNGLLALTHGALYGRVRAVFTIVGGVLGFLLLMLLSMFGVGALLQSSETALTVLQWLGGAYLIGLGIQQWRAPGLHLQLQDEAARKNNARLFRQGALAALSNPKVLIFFAAFLPQFVDPQQGLAGQFAIMALTFAMIEFTVEVLLAQAAHRIGPKLEQHGKRFNQICGGLFILIGLALPLSR, translated from the coding sequence ATGACTCTGCAAACCTGGCTTCTGTTTCTGGCCGCCACCGCCGGCCTGTCCTGCTCACCCGGCCCTAACGGTCTGCTCGCGCTAACCCATGGAGCCCTTTATGGACGCGTCCGCGCCGTTTTTACCATTGTCGGCGGTGTGTTGGGATTTCTTCTGCTGATGCTGTTGTCCATGTTCGGCGTCGGCGCCTTATTGCAGTCCTCGGAGACGGCTCTGACCGTGCTGCAATGGCTGGGTGGGGCTTATTTGATCGGATTGGGGATACAGCAATGGCGCGCGCCGGGGCTGCATTTGCAGTTACAGGACGAAGCCGCCCGCAAGAACAATGCGCGCCTGTTTCGTCAGGGCGCGCTGGCTGCGCTGTCCAACCCCAAGGTGCTGATTTTCTTCGCCGCCTTTCTGCCGCAGTTTGTTGATCCGCAGCAGGGGTTGGCTGGCCAGTTCGCCATCATGGCGCTGACCTTCGCCATGATCGAATTCACGGTTGAGGTGCTGCTGGCGCAGGCTGCGCACCGTATCGGACCGAAGCTGGAGCAACATGGCAAACGTTTCAATCAGATTTGCGGCGGCCTTTTTATTCTCATCGGTCTCGCCTTACCGCTCTCTCGCTGA
- a CDS encoding GlxA family transcriptional regulator, whose product MTLSAPSVPDVRFLLLPLPEFTMLPFGGFLDKLRFSADDEDYSAQRYCAWRVLGLEPGAIVSSSGVAIEVQEIAAQTRLADFDYLVVFGGRTARRSMELASEYGPLLRKAAAQGLSLVSIDNACFLLAAAGLLQGAKVAMHWRHVQEFQVAFPRIEVRTGQLYCFDGKRISCAGGVAAVDLAVELLARHCGRTRALKGLADMLVDEARSETHPLKSLSRESGLGRSVGRATSLMRQWLGDAFNVDDIAAAIGVSRRQLDRLFMTEFDCTARAYWREMRLQHVRWRLLNSHHSLAVLADEIGAQDVSHLCKMFRQRFGVSPDAYRKSGG is encoded by the coding sequence ATGACTCTATCGGCGCCCTCTGTCCCGGACGTACGTTTTCTATTGCTGCCGCTGCCGGAGTTCACCATGCTGCCTTTCGGTGGATTTCTGGATAAGCTGCGCTTCAGCGCCGACGACGAGGATTACAGCGCGCAGCGTTATTGCGCCTGGCGCGTGCTGGGTCTGGAGCCGGGCGCTATCGTCTCCAGCAGCGGCGTCGCCATTGAAGTGCAGGAAATCGCGGCGCAGACGCGCCTCGCCGATTTTGATTATCTGGTGGTGTTCGGCGGCCGCACCGCCCGTCGCAGCATGGAGCTGGCCAGCGAATACGGGCCTCTGCTGCGCAAGGCCGCCGCACAGGGATTGTCGCTGGTCAGTATCGACAACGCCTGCTTTCTGCTGGCCGCCGCTGGCTTGTTGCAGGGCGCCAAAGTGGCGATGCACTGGCGCCATGTGCAGGAATTTCAGGTCGCTTTTCCCCGCATTGAAGTCCGCACCGGGCAGTTGTATTGCTTCGACGGCAAGCGCATCAGTTGTGCGGGAGGCGTCGCCGCGGTGGACCTGGCGGTGGAATTGTTAGCGCGCCATTGCGGGAGAACCCGGGCTCTGAAAGGTTTGGCGGATATGCTGGTGGACGAGGCGCGCAGCGAAACCCATCCGTTGAAATCGCTGTCCCGCGAAAGCGGACTCGGCCGCAGTGTTGGGCGCGCGACCAGCCTGATGCGGCAATGGCTGGGAGACGCTTTTAATGTGGACGATATCGCCGCCGCCATCGGGGTCAGTCGTCGCCAACTGGATCGCCTTTTTATGACCGAGTTCGACTGCACGGCGCGGGCTTATTGGCGGGAAATGCGCCTGCAACATGTGCGTTGGCGTCTGCTGAATTCTCATCACAGCCTGGCTGTGCTGGCGGATGAAATCGGCGCGCAGGATGTCAGCCATCTCTGCAAAATGTTCCGTCAGCGTTTCGGCGTCAGTCCGGACGCCTATCGCAAAAGCGGCGGTTGA
- a CDS encoding glutathione S-transferase family protein, translated as MGLLVDGVWRDQWYDTAKSGGRFEREASRFRRRVSVAGEDGFPAQSGRYHLYVSLACPWAHRTLIFRKLKGLEPHISVSVVSPDMMDNGWEFDAAKGLPDHLYGADFMYQLYLKAHAQYSGRVTVPVLWDKQTQTIVNNESAEIIRMFNDAFNDLTDNHADFYPEPLRERIDAVNEWVYAQINNGVYRCGFATTQEAYDEAFRGLFAALDRVEEILARQPFLAGEFLTEADWRLFTTLIRFDTVYYGHFKCNLRRIADFPNLSQYMRQLYQHEQVAETVNLEHIKRHYYFSHATINPTRIVPLGPECVLGGPHNRGEVRVMA; from the coding sequence ATGGGATTGCTGGTCGACGGAGTCTGGCGTGATCAATGGTACGACACGGCCAAGAGCGGGGGCAGGTTCGAGCGTGAGGCGTCCCGCTTTCGTCGTCGCGTCAGCGTCGCGGGAGAGGATGGATTTCCGGCGCAATCGGGTCGCTATCATCTGTATGTCAGTCTGGCCTGCCCCTGGGCCCATCGCACGCTGATTTTCCGCAAGTTGAAAGGACTGGAGCCGCATATCAGCGTTTCCGTCGTATCGCCGGACATGATGGACAACGGGTGGGAGTTTGACGCCGCCAAAGGGCTGCCGGACCATCTGTATGGCGCTGATTTCATGTACCAGCTTTATCTGAAGGCGCATGCGCAATACAGCGGCCGCGTCACCGTGCCGGTGTTATGGGATAAGCAGACGCAGACGATCGTCAACAACGAGTCTGCGGAGATTATCCGCATGTTCAATGACGCCTTTAACGATCTGACCGACAATCACGCCGACTTTTACCCTGAACCGCTGCGTGAACGTATCGACGCCGTGAACGAATGGGTGTACGCCCAGATCAACAATGGCGTGTATCGCTGTGGCTTCGCCACCACTCAGGAAGCCTACGACGAAGCATTCAGAGGGCTCTTCGCCGCGCTCGATAGAGTGGAGGAGATTCTGGCGCGCCAGCCTTTCCTGGCGGGAGAGTTTCTGACAGAGGCGGACTGGCGTTTATTCACCACCCTGATCCGTTTCGACACAGTTTACTACGGCCATTTCAAATGCAATCTGCGGCGGATCGCCGACTTTCCCAACCTCAGCCAGTACATGCGTCAACTGTACCAGCATGAGCAAGTGGCGGAGACCGTCAATCTGGAGCATATCAAGCGCCATTACTATTTCAGTCACGCCACTATCAATCCTACTCGCATCGTGCCTCTGGGGCCGGAGTGCGTGCTGGGCGGGCCTCATAATCGCGGAGAAGTGCGGGTAATGGCGTGA